In one window of Frigoriglobus tundricola DNA:
- a CDS encoding MotA/TolQ/ExbB proton channel family protein: MRRLWIHHVLPAAFAAIPVLAAALLFVAVPADARRDYLRRVETAPIDWIIIGIGFTLFASQIALAWRALRWQVADFDVRADRWLTHLSQAAEWFPLLGLIGTVAAILQTFSSIKPGVTPQDIIHTYAPAITATGGGLYMAFINILPIWVVAVGRDLIRALAGFAPAPEPGTGSKP; this comes from the coding sequence GTGCGTCGGCTGTGGATTCATCACGTGCTGCCGGCGGCGTTCGCCGCGATCCCGGTGCTGGCCGCGGCGCTGCTCTTCGTCGCCGTGCCCGCCGACGCGCGCCGCGACTACCTGCGGCGCGTCGAAACGGCCCCCATCGACTGGATCATCATCGGCATCGGGTTCACCCTGTTCGCCTCCCAGATCGCCCTCGCGTGGCGGGCGCTGCGCTGGCAGGTCGCGGACTTCGACGTGCGCGCCGACCGCTGGCTCACGCACCTCTCGCAGGCGGCGGAGTGGTTCCCGCTGCTGGGCCTGATCGGCACGGTCGCGGCCATCCTCCAGACGTTCAGCTCGATCAAGCCCGGCGTGACCCCGCAGGACATCATCCACACCTACGCCCCGGCCATCACGGCGACCGGCGGCGGCCTGTACATGGCGTTCATCAACATCCTCCCGATCTGGGTGGTGGCCGTCGGCCGCGACCTGATCCGCGCGCTGGCCGGCTTCGCCCCGGCGCCCGAACCGGGCACGGGGAGCAAACCGTGA